The DNA window CGCCATCCGCGGGACCGGTCGGGATCAGCGAGGCTAGGCCTCGGCCGAGTCCGCCCTTTTTACGTACTGGCTGCGTCATGGTCGTCCCTTCACGGATGGTGTCTTCACGAATGACGGGTGTCGCGCTGCGCCAGTTCCCGGCTGGCATCGAGATAGCTCATCGCCCCTCGAGAACCCGGGTCGTAATCGATGATCGTCATGCTGTAGCCGGGTGCCTCGGAGACCTTCACACTGCGTGGGATCACCGTGCGCAGCACCTTGGCGCCGAAGTAGCGGCGCACCTCGGCGGCCACCTGGTCGGCCAGCTTAGTCCGCCCGTCGTACATGGTCAGCACCACGGTGGTGACGTCGAGCGCGGGATTGAGGTGGGCCTTCACCATTTCGATGTTGCGCATGAGCTGTGACACGCCTTCCAGCGCGTAGTACTCGCACTGGATCGGGATCATCACCTCAGGCGCGGCGACGAGCGCGTTGATCGTCAACAACCCGAGCGACGGCGGGCAGTCGATGAAGACATAGTCGAAGTCGAAGTCGTCGAGCGCACCGAGCGCGGTCCGCAGCCGGTTCTCGCGGGCCACCATGCTGACCAACTCGATCTCGGCACCCGCCAGGTCGATTGTGGCCGGAACGCAGAAGAGCCGTTCGCTGTGTCGGCTCTGCTGTAAGGCCTCCCCCAGGACGACGTCGCCGAGCAGGACCTCGTACGACGACGGCGTGCCCGACTGCCGGTCGGCGATACCCAGCGCCGTGCTCGCATTGCCCTGCGGGTCGAGGTCGATCACAAGGGTCTTGAGCCCCTGCACCGCGAGCGCGGCCGCGAGGTTCACCGCGGTCGTGGTCTTGCCCACCCCGCCCTTCTGATTGGCAACGGTGAAGAGCCGGCGGCCTTCGGGGCGACGCAGCGGTTCGTAGGTCGTGTGCAGCACCCGCATGGCTCGCTCCGCGGCCGCACCGATCGGGGTGTCGAAGTCGTCGGATGTTTCACGTGAAACCATCGCACTGCCCGCCGTTTCCTCTACAGGAGTCACCGCCTCCTGAACCGACTCCTGCGGGGCGACCGAACCGGCGCCCCCCGACTCCGCCGCGGCCACTGCCTGGCGGGCCGCACCACCTGCCACCCGGGTTCGCGGAGAACTCATCGCATGCTCCCGCTGTCCGTCCGCGGCCCCCGCGTGCGCCGCCCCGCTCCGCGTCGCGCCATGACCACGGTTGCGGGCGGACGCAAGAATTCCGCGCCACATGTGACCACCTTGGCATCGAGCGCCCCGGACGCCTCCATCACACGCCGGTGCTGTTGTAGTTCCTCGGGCGCGCGCTCGCCCTTGATCGCGATCATTCGTCCACCCAGCCGTAGCAACGGTATGCTCCACTTCGTCAGCTTGTCCAGCGGCGCCACGGCGCGCGACACCGCCGCATCCCGCTCGCCACACCGCTCGCGCACCCACCGCTCCTCCGCGCGACCCCGCACAACCTCGACGGCCAGCCCTAATTCGGCGACCACCTCGGTGAGAAAATCGCTGCGCCGAAGCAGTGCCTCGAGCAACACGGCGTCCAGATCGGGGCGCGCGATGACCAATGGTATTCCCGGCAATCCCGCCCCGCTTCCGATGTCCACCACCCGCGCACCGGGTTCCAGCAATTCGCCGACCACGGCGCAGTTGACGAGGTGGCGCTCCCAGAGGCGATCCGCTTCGCGCGGACCCAGGAGCCCGCGCTCCACGCCCACGGTCGCCAGCATGTCCGCGTAGCGCCGGGCAAGCTCGAGGCGTGGCCCGAACACGCGGGTTGCCGCCGCAGCGTCCGCCTCCGCATCCTGCGGTTTCACGTGAAACATCCTCGTCTTGGTTTCACGTGAAACATCCTCTGCTCGCCGCGCCCCGTTCATCCCCGCGAACTACACCGCTGTAACTCAGTCGCGCAGGACCACCACACGCCGCGATGGCTCCACGCCCTCGCTCTCGCTGTGCACACCCTCCACGGCCGCGACGGCGTCGTGGACGATCTTGCGTTCGAACGGCGTCATCGGGGACAGCTCTTCACGCTCCCCGCTGTCGCGTACCCGTCGCGCCACCTTGTCGCCCAGCGCGGCCAATTCCTCCCGCCGCCGCCGTCGCCAGCTCGCGATATCGAGCATCAACCTGCTCCGCACACCGGTCTTCTGGTGCACCGCCAGCCGCGTGAGCTCCTGCAGCGCGTCGAGCACCTCGCCGCCGCGCCCCACCAGCTTCGTCAGGTCGTCGCTGCCGTCGATGCTTACCACCGCGCGATCACCCTCGACGTCCAGGTCGATATCACCGTCGAAGTCCAACAGGTCCAACAGCTCTTCCAGATAGTCGCCGGCGATTTCACCCTCGGCGACCAACCGCTCCTCCAGTTCGTCGACTTCGTCGGCTCCGCCCTCCGGCGCCACCGCGTCCTCGGCGACCTCCTCGGTCGACAGTTCGACGTCTGCGTCGCGTTCCGTGGTTTCAGCGTCTGTCATGTGTTTTCCTCTTCCTCGTTCACGGGTGCCGGGCTCGTCCGGGGCGGCCCTCCGAGGCGGTCCCTCACAGCCGCGGCACCCTCGTCAACGTTTGCGCCTTTTCGGCCGTGCTCCGGGCCGGGGCGGTCGATTGGTCGGGCCGTCACTCACCCCGGCCCCACTCGGCTTCCCTGCCGCGCCGTCGTCGGACTTCGAGTCGGCCTCGCGTCGGCCCTCATCGTCACCGCCCGCCGCCGTTCCCGAATCCGCGGCGTCCTCGCCGACCGCCGCCGAACCGTTGGCGCTCTGCGGCCTGGGGTTGCGCTTCGGTTTGGCACCCGGCGCCGGCGCGTTGGCCGCCCGCCGCTCGATGGCTTCCTGCTTCTTGGCCTCTTCTTCTTTCTCGATCATTCCGAACACGACGTGTTGCTGACCGAAGGTCCAGATGTTGTTGGAGAACCAGTACAGGATGATCGCGAGCGGCAGGAAGGGCCCACCGACGACCACGCCCAGCGGGAAGACATACAGCGCCAGCTTGTTCATCATCGCGGTCTGCGGGTTGGCCGCCGCTTCAGCACTCTGCCTCGCGATCGAGGCCCGGCTATTGAAGAACGTCGCGACGCCGGCGAGGATCATCACCGGCGCACCGACCAGAATCACCGCCGGGCGGCTGAAATCGATGAAGGCGTCCAACCCCGACCGCTGCGTCATGGTGGCGCCGATAGGCGCACCGAACAGGTTCGCGTCCAGGAAGTGGCCGACGTCCGCCGCGCTGAACATGTAGTTGCCCGTCATGCGGTTCTGCATCACCGACAGGTGCGGTTGGCCGAACCCACCCGTGGTGCGGTTGAACGACCGCAGCACGTGATACAGCCCAAGAAACACCGGGATCTGCGCCAGCATCGGCAGGCACCCCAGGATCGGGTTGAACCCGTGCTCGCGTTGCAGCTTCTGCATCTCGAGCGCCATCCGCTGGCGGTCCTTGCCGTACTTCTTCTGCAGCGCCTTGATCTGTGGCTGCAGTTCCTGCATCTGCCGGGTGGTGCGGATCTGGCGCACGAAGGGCTTATAGAGCAGCGCGCGCAACGTGAACACCAGGAACATCACGGACAGGGCCCAGGCGAAGAAGTTCGACGGCCCCAACGCAGCCGCGAACAGCTTGTACCAGACCCACATGATCCACGACACCGGGTAGTAGACGAAGTCGAGGCTGAAGAAGTCAAACAAAACTGTCACTCTCCCGTTGCATCACTGCGACATCCGAGACGGCGTCGGCCGCCGGTCGGCGCTCGCATCGCTCCGGTATCGGATCCCAACCACCCCGATGCCATGGTCCACATTTGGCGAGCCTGGCCACCGCCAGCCAACTC is part of the Mycobacterium sp. HUMS_12744610 genome and encodes:
- the rsmG gene encoding 16S rRNA (guanine(527)-N(7))-methyltransferase RsmG; its protein translation is MFHVKPQDAEADAAAATRVFGPRLELARRYADMLATVGVERGLLGPREADRLWERHLVNCAVVGELLEPGARVVDIGSGAGLPGIPLVIARPDLDAVLLEALLRRSDFLTEVVAELGLAVEVVRGRAEERWVRERCGERDAAVSRAVAPLDKLTKWSIPLLRLGGRMIAIKGERAPEELQQHRRVMEASGALDAKVVTCGAEFLRPPATVVMARRGAGRRTRGPRTDSGSMR
- the yidC gene encoding membrane protein insertase YidC, translating into MTVLFDFFSLDFVYYPVSWIMWVWYKLFAAALGPSNFFAWALSVMFLVFTLRALLYKPFVRQIRTTRQMQELQPQIKALQKKYGKDRQRMALEMQKLQREHGFNPILGCLPMLAQIPVFLGLYHVLRSFNRTTGGFGQPHLSVMQNRMTGNYMFSAADVGHFLDANLFGAPIGATMTQRSGLDAFIDFSRPAVILVGAPVMILAGVATFFNSRASIARQSAEAAANPQTAMMNKLALYVFPLGVVVGGPFLPLAIILYWFSNNIWTFGQQHVVFGMIEKEEEAKKQEAIERRAANAPAPGAKPKRNPRPQSANGSAAVGEDAADSGTAAGGDDEGRREADSKSDDGAAGKPSGAGVSDGPTNRPPRPGARPKRRKR
- a CDS encoding protein jag, translating into MTDAETTERDADVELSTEEVAEDAVAPEGGADEVDELEERLVAEGEIAGDYLEELLDLLDFDGDIDLDVEGDRAVVSIDGSDDLTKLVGRGGEVLDALQELTRLAVHQKTGVRSRLMLDIASWRRRRREELAALGDKVARRVRDSGEREELSPMTPFERKIVHDAVAAVEGVHSESEGVEPSRRVVVLRD